In Zingiber officinale cultivar Zhangliang chromosome 9B, Zo_v1.1, whole genome shotgun sequence, the genomic window GTGATCGTTCTCCTGCGTGTGATGTGAGAATGAATTTATGTTTCCAGGCACGGATTTTAGATTCGGAAGTGAGGTGAGGAAGCTTAGCTCGGGGGTCGGCGGCAGCATATGCTCTTGTTGCTGAGTCTGGAAGAGATTCGTCGACGTCTTCATCACCAGACCGGAGAAGTACGAGGGCAAGGGAGCGATTGCGGTGGAATTCATCAACCCCGCCTTCTGCAGCAAGGTTGACCCGGATGAGGATCCGGAGATCACTAGAGCTTGGAATTGCCGGCTTATGTTGTTGTTCATGAAAGATAAGCTTCCGAGCATTGGGATGGCGATACTAGGGTTACTCTTCTGCCCAGTCTCAGTTAGGGTGGCCGATGTGTTATCCAAGAAATCATTTTTAGCTATGGAATTTGCTTGGACAGATGCCTTTTCCCCTGTTCCATAGAGACACATGTTTGTCAAAGAACGATTTGTCGACCCAAATCCAGCCGATTTCTCTGTCGAATTCATCAAGGAAAAGGAAGAACCCAGACAGAAATCGATGGCCGAGCCATTCTCTACTCTCAATCCATCGATGTTATGAGCCGATTTCTTGCGGCGCGCTGGGGTGCGGTCGGACTTCTTGAGCTCGTAGTTGATGTTATGAGTGCGCATGTGGAGCTGCAGATTCTGGTCGCGCTGGAAGCCCTTGCCGCACACTGTGCAAATGTACCGACCGGTGGCAAGCGGATCCTCCAGTCGTAGCGCCACCACCTCTGCACTAGGATCTGGTAATCCAAAATTTTTGTTTTGCCATCAATTTTAATGGCCAGcaattttagatgatcatatagACACCACATACGTTCACACAAAAATGAGAAAGATATTATATGGTTCATTGCTAAATCTAATATGCAGTTTGAACTTTAAAAATCCTAAATTTTTGCATGTATTACTAAATTTGTATGAAGCACAGTTAAATCTTATTGTTCTACTTGCTATTGTCATATACATATAAATTAGTTACTGAGTGAACATTAAATAGCATTCTGAGTTAGTATAGACATGTCGAAAGTAAACACAGAGACTCAATAATAAGATCTTCTGATCTTGTGTAATACCACCACAG contains:
- the LOC122023027 gene encoding uncharacterized protein LOC122023027, which codes for MPRKVSTVGSLAQGNHEQPNRNPSEKKKRTTRPAGCPDPSAEVVALRLEDPLATGRYICTVCGKGFQRDQNLQLHMRTHNINYELKKSDRTPARRKKSAHNIDGLRVENGSAIDFCLGSSFSLMNSTEKSAGFGSTNRSLTNMCLYGTGEKASVQANSIAKNDFLDNTSATLTETGQKSNPSIAIPMLGSLSFMNNNISRQFQALVISGSSSGSTLLQKAGLMNSTAIAPLPSYFSGLVMKTSTNLFQTQQQEHMLPPTPELSFLTSLPNLKSVPGNINSFSHHTQENDHSNLSRSAFSIYRPEYGDISSNNSPVTSYFRNFVDSTDSCLTMMITITHRP